The following are from one region of the Fusarium keratoplasticum isolate Fu6.1 chromosome 4, whole genome shotgun sequence genome:
- a CDS encoding MFS domain-containing protein, producing MATSTEKKPFFGYRGGWLTFWITASSTLRIYANVGADFDEVACATDMTLFGYDQGVFSGVVVTKDFLQLHNLVGPSKTNLLATVTAIYDIGCFVGALIAFTIGERLGRKKAIIMGTVIMSVGTLIKCTSYSLAQMFVGRVVLGIGNGINTATAPIWQTETAQAKWRGKLVILEMAMNIAGFSLVNWINYGLSFVEGSVAWRFPLAFQFVFIFILFGTVPWLPESPRWLIAHDRTDEAVKILACIEDKETTDPVVTAQLHEIQFSVDYEREHSVKWSDILLRRNRDQADTKTMRRLLLGAFTQFMQQFEGINIMSYYMPTVLINSVGLSESMARLLSACNSLSYLAFSSAAVLLVERWGRRGLMLLSTAGQLLSFLIITIMLRYAEGDGPNTESYASASIAFFFLFFISFGIGMLGVPWLYPTEINSLPMRTKGAALATGTNWMTNFIVVEITPIGIQNLGWRFWIVWTVTNAFFLPVIYFLYPETSNRKLEDLDAYFRENPSVIVINDKDAISSKRPLKYIQQEEEDIRREQRSIGEAVLEEKAL from the exons ATGGCGACTTCgacagagaagaagccctttTTTGGGTATAGAGGAGGATGGCTTACATTTTGGATCACCGCAAGTTCTACACTCAGGATATATGCCAACGTTGGTGCTGACTTTGATGAGGTTGCGTGTGCTACGGATATGACCCTGTTTGGCTACGATCAAGGAGTCTTCA GTGGTGTCGTCGTGACAAAGGACTTTCTCCAACTTCACAACCTTGTCGGCCCATCCAAGACAAACCTCCTAGCCACCGTCACAGCCATCTACGACATTGGATGCTTCGTCGGTGCTTTGATCGCCTTTACCATCGGTGAACGTCTTGGCCGTAAaaaggccatcatcatgggaACCGTCATCATGTCTGTCGGTACACTCATCAAATGTACTTCGTATAGTCTTGCGCAGATGTTTGTTGGACGTGTTGTCCTTGG GATTGGAAATGGTATAAATACTGCTACTGCGCCTATCTGGCAGACCGAAACAGCCCAGGCCAAGTGGCGCGGAAAACTCGTCATCCTAGAAATGGCAATGAACATTGCTGGCTTCTCACTCGTCAACTGGATCAACTACGGTCTATCCTTTGTCGAAGGCTCAGTTGCCTGGCGTTTCCCTCTTGCGTTTCAGTTTGTCTTTATCTTTATCTTGTTTGGCACGGTCCCATGGTTGCCTGAATCTCCTCG TTGGCTTATTGCTCACGATCGTACCGATGAAGCCGTCAAAATCCTTGCTTGTATCGAAGACAAGGAAACCACCGACCCGGTTGTCACTGCTCAGCTTCACGAGATCCAGTTCAGCGTTGATTATGAACGTGAACACTCTGTTAAATGGAGCGACATTTTGTTGCGTCGAAACAGAGATCAAGCGGATACAAAGACAATGCGACGTCTGCTTCTTGGTGCTTTTACGCAGTTTATGCAGCAGTTTGAGggcatcaacatcat GTCGTACTATATGCCCACTGTCCTTATCAACTCTGTTGGCCTATCTGAAAGCATGGCCCGACTCCTTTCCGCCTGCAACTCCCTCTCCTACCTCGCCTTCTCATCGGCTGCCGTCCTCCTCGTTGAACGATGGGGTAGAAGGGGACTTATGCTGCTCTCTACAGCCGGCCAACTGCTCtccttcctcatcatcaccatcatgcTCCGCTACGCCGAAGGAGACGGTCCAAACACGGAATCCTACGCCTCAGCGTCAattgccttcttcttcctcttcttcataTCATTTGGAATTGGGATGCTGGGTGTTCCGTGGCTGTATCCTACCGAGATCAATTCTCTGCCTATGAGAACCAAGGGAGCAGCCCTGGCAACTGGAACAAACTG GATGACAAACTTTATCGTTGTCGAAATCACTCCTATTGGCATTCAGAACCTTGGCTGGCGATTCTGGATCGTCTGGACGGTTACaaacgccttcttcctccctgTCATCTACTTCCTGTACCCGGAAACTT CAAACCGCAAGCTCGAAGACTTGGACGCCTACTTCCGCGAGAATCCatccgtcatcgtcatcaacgacaaggaCGCCATCTCGTCCAAGAGACCCCTCAAGTACATCCagcaggaggaagaagatatCCGACGTGAGCAGAGAAGCATTGGAGAAGCAGTCTTGGAGGAAAAGGCGCTGTAA
- a CDS encoding HET domain-containing protein: MAESTDPTIAVPNLYHPLDPDIHDLRLLEIYPSEDSDSPIQAKIFPCRFEDVRGQFIPLSYVWGDPTDTETIIINEIPKKVTKNLALFLRQIRTILPKILAPISWGKPALFWADAICINQDDTEERNHQVQFMGSIYGSAPVVLAWLGQAEDSHLVANIIGAFATWMKTCGKKAPNSAGHRVRDPNCDGWMERYPEFWAFSDQTNPYWDAIMRLLHLPYWGRTWIFQEMTLPANVMLIYDSALIMLSSLVALIIWIVEFTARDRDASDFPFLEQENYQALRRMLQFASRTAVASITEPLKARGQLATQQCPTLTLVPALATLCASDPRDRIFGLLGVMDTDLVADYNKPTIQVYTEFVSAWMSEVQDLNFLIHACCIHHREGQPGLPSWAPDWGAISWAVNASIPHGKDFSRFWREEIFGDVKFEDPNEPDVANWEDAGAALQWVSEYHSPEAQSVHMQLIYPLAFSIKFLTNNNYMGVASSAEVGDKVVVLGGCDVPVLLRPKDGHYEHISACFVAGLMDGEAKDMVDRGEAKLETFDIH, translated from the exons ATGGCAGAATCAACAGATCCCACCATCGCCGTGCCGAATCTTTACCACCCTCTCGATCCAGACATACATGACCTGCGTCTCCTCGAAATCTATCCATCAGAAGATAGCGACTCACCAATCCAAGCGAAAATCTTTCCTTGTCGTTTCGAAGACGTGCGAGGCCAGTTCATCCCTTTGTCATATGTCTGGGGCGATCCAACAGACaccgagaccatcatcatcaacgagatcCCCAAGAAGGTTACCAAGAATCTTGCCCTCTTCTTGCGGCAGATACGGACCATTCTCCCCAAAATCCTCGCCCCCATCTCTTGGGGAAAGCCCGCGCTCTTCTGGGCCGATGCCATATGCATTAACCAAGATGACACAGAGGAGCGCAACCACCAAGTGCAGTTCATGGGATCCATATACGGCTCTGCGCCAGTGGttcttgcttggcttgggcaAGCCGAAGACTCACATCTCGTTGCCAACATTATCGGCGCCTTTGCCACATGGATGAAAACCTGTGGAAAAAAGGCCCCAAACTCGGCCGGACACAGGGTTCGGGATCCAAACTGTGACGGTTGGATGGAAAGATATCCAGAGTTTTGGGCATTCTCCGATCAAACGAACCCATACTGGGATGCCATTATGAGACTGCTACATTTACCGTATTGGGGGCGCACCTGGATATTCCAAGAGATGACGCTGCCGGCCAACGTTATGCTCATATATGATTCAGCCCTTATTATGCTGTCGTCGTTGGTGGCACTCATCATCTGGATAGTAGAGTTTACCGCAAGGGACAGAGACGCTTCTGATTTTCCATTCCTAGAGCAAGAAAACTATCAGGCTTTACGCAGAATGCTACAATTTGCCTCCAGGACGGCGGTTGCCTCAATTACAGAACCACTCAAGGCAAGGGGTCAATTGGCCACCCAACAATGTCCGACACTCACTCTTGTGCCAGCCTTGGCTACCCTTTGCGCGAGTGACCCACGGGATAGAATATTTGGCCTCCTGGGTGTGATGGACACGGATCTTGTTGCAGACTACAACAAGCCTACTATCCAAGTTTACACCGAGTTTGTCTCGGCTTGGATGAGTGAAGTCCAGGATCTCAACTTCCTAATACATGCCTGCTGCATCCATCACAGAGAGGGCCAACCTGGACTACCTTCGTGGGCTCCAGACTGGGGCGCCATCTCTTGGGCTGTGAACGCGA GCATCCCGCATGGAAAAGACTTCTCGCGCTTTTGGAGGGAAGAGATCTTTGGCGACGTCAAATTTGAGGACCCGAATGAGCCGGACGTGGCTAATTGGGAAGACGCCGGAGCGGCTCTCCAGTGGGTGTCAGAGTATCACAGCCCCGAGGCCCAGAGTGTCCATATGCAGTTGATCTATCCTCTCGCCTTCAGTATCAAGTTTCTCACAAATAATAACTACATGGGTGTGGCCAGTTCTGCTGAGGTAGGGGATAAGGTTGTCGTGCTGGGCGGCTGCGACGTCCCAGTGCTCCTCAGGCCAAAGGACGGCCATTACGAGCATATCAGCGCATGTTTCGTGGCCGGCCTCATGGATGGGGAGGCGAAGGATATGGTAGACCGAGGGGAGGCGAAGCTTGAGACGTTTGACATTCATTAG
- a CDS encoding NADH dehydrogenase [ubiquinone] 1 alpha subcomplex subunit 13, producing MPQDMPPRGGYEPVQYKRNLPAKGFRPGILLLGMGAVMGFGWYKLIHGMREANELAREKMWARINLIPLLQAEEDRDQVRRYLADQKREKELLGDNAKVYHSDRFVRPTFAVVPPPTTN from the exons ATGCCTCAAGATATGCCCCCTCGGGGCGGGTACGAGCCCGTCCAGTACAAG CGAAACCTCCCCGCCAAGGGTTTCCGCCCCggtatcctcctcctcggcatgGGCGCCGTCATGGGCTTCGGCTGGTACAAGCTGATCCACGGCATGCGAGAGGCCAA CGAGCTCGCCCGTGAAAAGATGTGGGCCcgcatcaacctcatccccctcctccaggccGAAGAGGACCGCGACCAGGTGCGACGATACCTGGCCGACCAGAAGCGCGAGAAGGAGCTACTGGGCGACAACGCCAAGGTCTACCACAGCGACCG ATTCGTGCGGCCGACCTTTGCCGTCGTTCCCCCTCCCACCACAAACTAG
- a CDS encoding RNA polymerase II subunit A C-terminal domain phosphatase: protein MFDKVVPLGTRLHYPITITKLLKSPGDTIKKQDSLFEYKFFWKRKIGDDTWVDETTYTEFDSPAEGILKQWRIREGMEVAADAPCFLVEEACGHEVQMQGLCSLCGADMTEINWATEERDTDRAMINMTHDQTALMVSENVAARAEHESQKRLLRQRKLTLVVDLDQTIIHACIEPTIGEWQRDPTNPNHQAVKDVKSFQLNDDGPRGLASGCTYYIKLRPGLAEFLEEISKMYELHVYTMGTRAYALNIARIVDPDKKLFGNRVISRDENGSITSKSLQRLFPVSTDMVVIIDDRADVWPLNRPNLIKVVPYDFFKGIGDINSSFLPKRQDVLPTLKQKPTSPKAKAAAKASPLDELVRMSGGDDAMNLKIQTEEQEKTLEKQLTDRPLLHMQEELDKEDEQQDPQNGDSSHSHHRNLLVDDDEELIALQDHLTDLHTSFYETYDRRRAERRQSEGTHPPAHSKTKRRASVDDGVDLSMVPDAGDILDELKSSVLSGLVIVLSGLVPLGVKVEESEIGMQAQSFGAQVLDTVSKRVTHLVVASSRPRTKKVQQAAKISSIKIVNQNWLTDCLSQWRRLDERPYYLEIHDIDREKGGEDTTEVPSEAEEVEDAQTGQELKDFDWGEAEDELAEFMDDDDDDGESGDDTATNSGAETNDGDSVKQGTKRKMMADPDESDNDGASSIGESVLAKKQRLARNRGASGLRAIHTPNGDDADEEDASLPTPGPTGDEAADNKNGLVNADETMDFDEDELERELLAELEAAGD, encoded by the coding sequence ATGTTCGACAAGGTAGTCCCGCTAGGCACGCGCCTACACtaccccatcaccatcaccaagctcctcaaaTCACCCGGCGACacgatcaagaagcaggatAGCCTCTTCGAGTACAAGTTCTTTTGGAAGCGCAAGATCGGCGATGATACTTGGGTCGACGAAACCACGTACACAGAGTTTGATAGCCCAGCCGAGGGCATCCTCAAACAATGGCGCATCCGCGAGGGCATGGAGGTCGCGGCCGACGCGCCCTGCTTCTTGGTCGAGGAGGCGTGTGGCCACGAGGTTCAGATGCAGGGCCTATGCAGCTTGTGCGGCGCTGACATGACTGAGATCAACTGGGCCACTGAGGAGCGGGATACGGATCGTGCCATGATCAACATGACACACGACCAGACTGCCCTGATGGTCAGCGAGAACGTTGCCGCCAGGGCCGAGCACGAGTCTCAGAAGCGGCTTCTGCGACAACGAAAACTGACCCTGGTCGTCGATCTGGACCAGACGATCATCCACGCCTGTATCGAACCCACTATCGGCGAGTGGCAGCGCGACCCGACGAACCCCAACCAtcaggctgtcaaggacgtCAAGAGCTTTCAGCTTAATGATGATGGCCCGCGCGGCCTTGCGAGCGGATGCACATATTACATCAAGTTGCGACCTGGGTTGgccgagttcctcgaggAGATCTCCAAGATGTACGAGCTGCACGTCTACACCATGGGTACACGCGCCTATGCCCTTAACATTGCTCGTATTGTCGACCCCGATAAGAAGCTCTTTGGAAACCGCGTCATCAGTCGTGATGAGAACGGCAGTATTACTTCCAAGAGCCTTCAGCGCCTGTTCCCTGTTAGCACGGACATGGTGGTTATTATCGACGATCGAGCCGACGTGTGGCCATTGAACCGACCAAACCTGATCAAGGTTGTACCCTACGACTTCTTCAAGGGCATCGGCGATATCAACTCGAGTTTCCTGCCCAAGCGACAGGATGTCTTGCCGACACTCAAGCAGAAGCCCACAAGtcccaaggcaaaggccgcAGCTAAGGCCTCGCCTCTAGACGAGCTTGTCAGGATGAGCGGTGGCGACGATGCCATGAACTTGAAGATTCAGACCGAAGAGCAAGAGAAGACGCTGGAGAAGCAGTTGACGGATCGGCCGCTGCTGCACATGCAAGAGGAGCTGGACAAGGAGGACGAGCAACAGGATCCCCAGAACGGCGACTCTTCGCATAGCCACCACCGGAatcttcttgttgacgatgatgaggagctcATTGCCCTCCAGGACCACCTTACTGATCTGCACACATCGTTCTACGAGACATATGACCGACGACGAGCGGAGCGGAGACAATCAGAAGGCACACATCCACCCGCGCACAGCAAAACGAAGCGGAGGGCTTCAGtggatgatggtgttgactTGTCTATGGTTCCGGACGCTGGTGacatcctcgacgagctcaagTCTAGCGTTCTTTCTGGGCTTGTGATTGTCTTGTCTGGCCTTGTACCCCTCGgagtcaaggttgaggagtcGGAGATTGGCATGCAGGCTCAAAGCTTTGGTGCTCAGGTCCTTGACACCGTTTCAAAGCGAGTGACACATCTCGTTGTGGCTTCCTCACGCCCACGGACAAAGAAGGTGCAGCAGGCAGCCAAGATTTCCAGCATTAAGATTGTGAATCAGAACTGGCTCACCGACTGCCTCAGTCAATGGCGACGGCTGGATGAGCGGCCATACTATCTGGAGATCCATGACATCGACCGGGagaagggaggagaggacACCACAGAGGTGCCATCGGAGGCggaagaagtcgaggatGCACAGACAGGtcaggagctcaaggacttTGACTGGGGTGAAGCCGAAGATGAGCTCGCCGAGTTcatggatgacgatgacgatgacggagaGAGCGGCGACGACACGGCTACAAACTCTGGTGCTGAGACCAACGACGGAGATAGTGTGAAGCAAGGGACAAAGcggaagatgatggccgaTCCAGACGAGTCAGATAACGACGGAGCATCAAGCATAGGCGAGAGTGTCCTTGCTAAGAAGCAGCGGCTGGCACGGAATCGAGGCGCTTCTGGACTGCGGGCAATACACACGCCCAACGGCGACGAcgcagatgaagaagatgcaAGCTTACCGACTCCGGGGCCGACAGGGGATGAAGCAGCGGATAACAAGAATGGACTGGTTAATGCGGATGAGACGATGGACTTTGACGAAGACGAGCTGGAGAGAGAGCTCCTCGCAGAGTTGGAGGCTGCCGGTGATTAA